From Myxocyprinus asiaticus isolate MX2 ecotype Aquarium Trade chromosome 49, UBuf_Myxa_2, whole genome shotgun sequence, a single genomic window includes:
- the LOC127437973 gene encoding basigin-like isoform X2, whose amino-acid sequence MKRRGDMRLLVGIFAFLACFFQAEALTDAIIMTDPVVVNNLTSATLSCNLTNPPSPVKGHFWTRNGKTIDNSKSSTSELYTQYRIEKIDYHYAGIYSCVFQTEPQASATIEVKAPPHVAAYKHSEYGNENDQAVLACVGHGHPLPTDWSWYKLSNDGTETKVAITNGTDDKYEIKNTPNKTTLYVKDLDINNDMGNYECHGINDLGSAHDKIQLRVRSRLAALWPFLGIVAEVIILVTIIFIYEKRRKPDEINDGSAPLKSNAATNHKDKNVRQRNSN is encoded by the exons ATGCCATAATTATGACTGATCCAGTGGTGGTGAACAACCTGACCTCTGCCACACTCAGCTGCAACCTTACCAATCCTCCTTCTCCCGTCAAAGGACACTTTTGGACCAGAAATGGCAAGACCATCGACAACTCCAAATCATCCACCTCAGAGCTTTACACTCAGTACCG CATTGAAAAGATTGATTACCACTATGCTGGAATATATTCATGCGTTTTCCAAACAGAACCTCAGGCTAGTGCAACCATTGAAGTCAAAG CCCCCCCACATGTTGCGGCCTACAAACACTCTGAATATGGTAATGAGAATGACCAGGCTGTTCTTGCATGTGTTGGCCATGGACACCCCCTGCCTACTGACTGGAGTTGGTACAAGCTCTCCAATGATGGAACTGAGACGAAG GTCGCCATCACCAATGGCACTGACGACAAGTATGAAATCAAGAACACCCCCAACAAGACCACACTGTATGTGAAAGATCTGGATATCAACAACGACATGGGCAACTATGAATGCCATGGTATTAATGATTTGGGATCAGCCCACGATAAGATTCAGCTGCGTGTGCGCAGCCGCCTGGCTGCCTTGTGGCCCTTCCTCGGCATTGTCGCTGAGGTCATCATTCTCGTCACCATCATATTTATCTACGAGAAGAGGAGAAAGCCTGATGAGATCAATGACG GATCTGCCCCACT gaaGAGCAATGCCGCAACAAACCACAAAGACAAAAACGTCCGGCAAAGAAACTCCAACTGA
- the LOC127437973 gene encoding basigin-like isoform X1: MKRRGDMRLLVGIFAFLACFFQAEALTDAIIMTDPVVVNNLTSATLSCNLTNPPSPVKGHFWTRNGKTIDNSKSSTSELYTQYRIEKIDYHYAGIYSCVFQTEPQASATIEVKAPPHVAAYKHSEYGNENDQAVLACVGHGHPLPTDWSWYKLSNDGTETKVAITNGTDDKYEIKNTPNKTTLYVKDLDINNDMGNYECHGINDLGSAHDKIQLRVRSRLAALWPFLGIVAEVIILVTIIFIYEKRRKPDEINDDDDSGSAPLKSNAATNHKDKNVRQRNSN; this comes from the exons ATGCCATAATTATGACTGATCCAGTGGTGGTGAACAACCTGACCTCTGCCACACTCAGCTGCAACCTTACCAATCCTCCTTCTCCCGTCAAAGGACACTTTTGGACCAGAAATGGCAAGACCATCGACAACTCCAAATCATCCACCTCAGAGCTTTACACTCAGTACCG CATTGAAAAGATTGATTACCACTATGCTGGAATATATTCATGCGTTTTCCAAACAGAACCTCAGGCTAGTGCAACCATTGAAGTCAAAG CCCCCCCACATGTTGCGGCCTACAAACACTCTGAATATGGTAATGAGAATGACCAGGCTGTTCTTGCATGTGTTGGCCATGGACACCCCCTGCCTACTGACTGGAGTTGGTACAAGCTCTCCAATGATGGAACTGAGACGAAG GTCGCCATCACCAATGGCACTGACGACAAGTATGAAATCAAGAACACCCCCAACAAGACCACACTGTATGTGAAAGATCTGGATATCAACAACGACATGGGCAACTATGAATGCCATGGTATTAATGATTTGGGATCAGCCCACGATAAGATTCAGCTGCGTGTGCGCAGCCGCCTGGCTGCCTTGTGGCCCTTCCTCGGCATTGTCGCTGAGGTCATCATTCTCGTCACCATCATATTTATCTACGAGAAGAGGAGAAAGCCTGATGAGATCAATGACG ATGACGACTCAGGATCTGCCCCACT gaaGAGCAATGCCGCAACAAACCACAAAGACAAAAACGTCCGGCAAAGAAACTCCAACTGA